From the Myxococcales bacterium genome, one window contains:
- a CDS encoding protein-glutamate O-methyltransferase CheR, with protein sequence MPSINPDEFDLLRKFIEDRCGIALEKGKEYLIESRLARLLVETDSGNFGDFYRKVKSEPNPVLVERIIDAMTTNETLWFRDKGPYIILEELILPQMKELLRQGARSEIRIWSAACSTGQEPYSIGMIIDRYCQLYGEGWLQPSRFSILGTDISPSALLLAKTARYDRISIERGMIESYRNAYFRQNGTVWQLEDKIKGMATYRKFNLMESFMTLGRFDLVFCRNVAIYFSDAAKRDLFRKIAQILLPGGFFFLGSAESLTGFSADFEMGEYKGALYYRTNARGTTG encoded by the coding sequence ATGCCGTCGATCAATCCGGACGAATTCGATCTGCTGCGCAAATTCATCGAGGATCGTTGCGGCATCGCCTTGGAAAAAGGCAAGGAATACCTGATCGAGAGCCGCCTGGCGCGCCTGCTGGTGGAAACCGATTCCGGCAACTTCGGCGATTTTTACCGCAAGGTGAAAAGCGAACCCAATCCGGTGTTGGTCGAGCGGATCATCGACGCGATGACCACCAACGAGACCCTGTGGTTTCGCGACAAGGGCCCCTACATCATCCTCGAGGAATTGATCCTGCCGCAAATGAAGGAATTGCTGCGCCAGGGCGCCCGCTCGGAAATCCGCATCTGGTCCGCCGCCTGCTCTACCGGCCAGGAGCCGTATTCCATCGGGATGATCATCGATCGTTACTGCCAGTTATACGGCGAGGGCTGGCTGCAACCGTCGCGTTTTTCGATCCTCGGCACCGACATCTCGCCGTCGGCCCTGCTGCTGGCCAAAACCGCCCGTTACGATCGCATCAGCATCGAGCGCGGCATGATCGAAAGCTACCGGAACGCCTACTTTCGGCAAAACGGCACGGTTTGGCAGCTCGAGGACAAGATCAAGGGAATGGCGACCTACCGCAAGTTCAACCTCATGGAAAGTTTCATGACCCTCGGCCGTTTCGACCTGGTTTTCTGCCGTAACGTGGCGATCTATTTTTCCGACGCGGCCAAGCGCGATCTCTTCCGTAAAATCGCTCAAATCCTCTTGCCGGGCGGGTTCTTTTTCCTTGGTTCGGCGGAGAGTCTGACCGGCTTTTCCGCCGATTTCGAGATGGGCGAGTACAAGGGAGCGCTGTACTATCGGACTAATGCCCGAGGGACGACGGGATGA
- the hisG gene encoding ATP phosphoribosyltransferase, which translates to MSREFGSVAVRLALPKGRMQEEVITLLAEAGIRVHWGGRNYRPALSLSGFTAKLLKPQNVIEMLHVGSRDIGFAGADWVAELEAKVVELLDTGLNPVRLVAAAPADLLVDGRLPDQPLVVASEYERLTLDWIRRQGLRATFVRSYGATEVFPPEDADCIVDNTASGVTLSENRLAIVDELMTSSTRLYAHPRALDDPRRREAIESFVLLLRSVLDARERVMLEINVPADRLEAIVAVLPCMRRPTISHLYGETAYAVKAAVPRRDLPALIPAIKKHGGTDIVVTAPDQLVP; encoded by the coding sequence ATGTCGCGGGAATTCGGAAGCGTCGCGGTGCGGTTGGCCCTACCGAAAGGGCGGATGCAGGAAGAGGTGATTACCCTGTTGGCCGAGGCGGGGATTCGCGTCCATTGGGGTGGTCGCAATTATCGGCCGGCGCTGTCTCTCTCCGGGTTCACGGCCAAGCTGCTCAAGCCGCAAAACGTCATTGAAATGTTGCACGTCGGATCGCGGGATATCGGGTTCGCCGGCGCCGATTGGGTGGCCGAGCTCGAGGCCAAAGTGGTGGAATTGCTGGACACCGGCCTCAATCCGGTGCGCCTGGTGGCCGCCGCGCCGGCCGACCTGCTGGTGGACGGCCGCCTGCCGGATCAACCGCTGGTCGTGGCTTCCGAGTACGAGCGGCTGACCCTGGACTGGATTCGCCGGCAGGGGTTGCGAGCGACGTTCGTCCGCTCCTACGGCGCCACCGAGGTCTTTCCGCCGGAAGACGCCGATTGCATCGTCGACAACACCGCTTCGGGCGTCACCTTGAGCGAAAACCGCCTGGCGATCGTCGATGAACTGATGACCTCCTCGACGCGCCTCTACGCGCATCCGCGGGCGCTCGACGATCCGCGGCGCCGCGAGGCGATCGAGAGTTTCGTTCTGTTGCTGCGCTCGGTGCTCGATGCGCGCGAACGGGTGATGTTGGAAATTAACGTGCCCGCCGACCGGTTGGAGGCGATCGTCGCGGTGCTGCCGTGCATGCGTCGACCGACGATTTCGCACTTGTACGGCGAGACGGCTTACGCGGTGAAGGCGGCCGTGCCGCGCCGGGATTTGCCGGCCCTGATTCCCGCGATCAAGAAGCACGGCGGCACCGATATCGTGGTGACCGCGCCCGATCAACTGGTGCCGTGA
- a CDS encoding aminotransferase class I/II-fold pyridoxal phosphate-dependent enzyme codes for MDENISRRPRPSPNLDGLYAYTVPRAPAPTDLKLDSNEGVAPPPGLLRALAEAGPELMNRYVRAHELEAALAAYHGVRPEQVLVTAGGDDAIDRCCRVFVQPDREVVLPVPTFEMAAVFARLSGGRIVRVPWTKLAFPTAEALAAVTERTGMIVAISPNNPTGGVVAADDLRRISEAAPHAVLLVDLAYADFAEVDLRSTVFALPNAITVFTFSKAWGLAGLRVGYAIGPADLIAPLRVSGGPYPVSNLSLTLATRWLREGRAAVAATVDRVRQERAELQADLTRWGARPLPSQGNFVFAHCADPRWARDALAGLGIAVRWIPPDGDFPAGLRITCPSDEADFRRLQTALHAVLAPEALLFDLDGVLADVSQSYRAVMQAVLDFYGVTIQRDEIAAAKLEPDANDDWELTGRLLQRHGVEVSLDEVTQRFEALYQGTLESPGLWTRETLLPAPELLDQLAAKVPLAVVTGRPRADAWRFLERHGLARRFQAVICREDAPLKPDPAPVRLALEKMSVRRAWLIGDASDDLRAARAAGVVPVGFLPAYARSDAAVAALHQAGAARVLTSLDELKEILP; via the coding sequence ATGGACGAAAATATTTCCCGGCGCCCGCGGCCTTCGCCGAATCTGGATGGCTTGTACGCGTATACCGTGCCGCGCGCTCCCGCGCCGACCGATTTGAAATTGGACAGCAACGAGGGCGTGGCGCCGCCGCCGGGGTTGTTACGCGCGCTCGCTGAGGCCGGCCCGGAATTGATGAATCGTTACGTTCGCGCCCACGAACTGGAAGCGGCCTTGGCGGCGTACCACGGCGTGCGGCCGGAGCAGGTGCTGGTCACGGCCGGCGGCGACGACGCCATCGATCGTTGTTGCCGCGTTTTCGTCCAGCCGGATCGCGAAGTCGTCCTGCCGGTCCCCACGTTCGAAATGGCGGCGGTTTTCGCCCGGTTGAGCGGCGGCCGGATCGTGCGCGTGCCCTGGACGAAACTCGCCTTTCCGACCGCGGAAGCCCTGGCGGCGGTGACCGAGCGGACGGGAATGATCGTGGCGATCAGCCCCAACAACCCGACCGGCGGTGTGGTCGCGGCCGACGATTTGCGGCGAATATCCGAAGCCGCGCCGCATGCCGTGTTGCTGGTCGATCTGGCGTACGCGGATTTTGCCGAGGTCGATTTGCGGTCAACCGTTTTCGCGCTGCCCAACGCGATCACCGTCTTTACCTTCTCCAAGGCTTGGGGACTGGCGGGTCTGCGGGTCGGCTATGCGATCGGCCCAGCGGATTTGATCGCTCCTTTGCGCGTCAGCGGCGGCCCATATCCGGTTTCCAACCTGTCATTGACGCTGGCGACGCGCTGGCTGCGTGAGGGGCGCGCGGCGGTCGCGGCGACCGTCGACCGGGTGCGGCAGGAGCGCGCCGAATTGCAGGCCGACCTGACGCGATGGGGCGCGCGGCCGTTGCCTTCCCAGGGCAATTTCGTCTTCGCGCATTGCGCCGATCCGCGGTGGGCGCGCGACGCGTTGGCCGGCCTGGGCATCGCCGTGCGCTGGATTCCGCCCGACGGGGATTTCCCCGCCGGTTTGCGGATCACCTGTCCGAGCGACGAAGCGGATTTCCGGCGGTTGCAAACGGCGCTGCACGCGGTGCTGGCGCCCGAGGCGCTGCTGTTCGATCTGGACGGCGTGCTGGCCGACGTCTCGCAATCCTATCGCGCGGTGATGCAGGCAGTGCTGGATTTTTACGGCGTCACGATCCAGCGCGACGAGATCGCGGCGGCGAAGCTCGAGCCCGACGCCAACGACGATTGGGAGCTGACCGGCAGGCTGCTGCAGCGGCACGGCGTCGAGGTCTCGCTCGACGAGGTGACCCAGCGCTTCGAGGCGCTATACCAAGGAACGCTGGAATCGCCCGGCCTGTGGACGCGGGAAACCCTCTTGCCCGCGCCGGAACTGCTGGACCAACTGGCGGCGAAAGTGCCGCTGGCGGTGGTGACCGGCCGGCCGCGCGCCGATGCCTGGCGATTTTTGGAGCGGCACGGTCTGGCGCGCCGCTTTCAGGCGGTGATCTGCCGCGAGGACGCGCCGCTGAAACCCGACCCGGCGCCGGTGCGGCTGGCGTTGGAAAAAATGTCGGTCCGGCGGGCCTGGCTGATCGGCGATGCCAGCGACGATCTGCGGGCTGCCCGGGCGGCGGGTGTCGTGCCGGTCGGCTTCCTGCCGGCCTATGCCCGTTCGGACGCCGCCGTGGCCGCGCTGCACCAGGCTGGTGCCGCGCGGGTTCTGACTTCCCTCGATGAATTGAAGGAGATTTTGCCATGA